The Papaver somniferum cultivar HN1 unplaced genomic scaffold, ASM357369v1 unplaced-scaffold_107, whole genome shotgun sequence genome includes a region encoding these proteins:
- the LOC113327954 gene encoding glutamic acid-rich protein-like, whose amino-acid sequence MEAAEPIYVTLASIDRPKLPPPSMLKDRSKKPVQKQESEPQATTGPSRNLRKRPRSGDPYAISQEQHRSIDHLVELRETRDLMRNSSARILDLEKELAEERKTSSELRSIPRISLDLEEFSDEEPDPSAKEPLPTVNELSSSDEDRKYGDDENAETDENHEDDDDEDSGSDEDHEDGD is encoded by the exons ATGGAAGCGGCAGAGCCTATATACGTTACGTTagcatccattgacaggcctaagcTTCCTCCTCCTAGTATGTTGAAGGATCGCTCCAAGAAACCGGTTCAAAAACAG GAGAGTGAGCCTCAAGCAACAACGGGTCCTTCTAGGAATTTAAGAAAACGTCCCCGTTCTGGAGATCCTTATGCCATTTCCCAG GAACAACATCGCAGTATAGATCATCTCGTGGAACTTCGAGAGACTCGGGATTTGATGAGAAATTCAAGTGCTCGTATCCTCGACCTAGAGAAGGAGCTTGCAGAAGAGAGGAAAACCTCGTCTGAACTTCGCA GTATTCCTCGCATTTCTCTGGATCTTGAAGAGTTTTCTGATGAAGAGCCTGATCCCTCCGCCAAGGAACCACTTCCTACTGTTAATGAACTGTCCTCTTCTGACGAGGATCGTAAATATGGTGACGACGAAAATGCAGAAACCGACGAGAATCATGAAGACGATGATGACGAAGATTCAGGATCCGACGAGGATCATGAAGACGGTGATTAA